The Patescibacteria group bacterium DNA window AGATTCGTCATTTTGAGCAGGTTTTAAAAGGTCTGCCCGAAGCGATGTTTTCTCTTTTAGCTTTGCCCGGTTTTGGCCCCAAAAAAGCTTATAAATTAGCTAAGGTTTTGAAATTAAAAAGCGCCAAGACCGCCATTACCGATCTTGAAAAGGCAGCTAAAAAAGGGAAAATAGCCGTGATTGAGGGTTTCGGAGAAAAATCCCAACAAGATATTCTTGAGAGCCTGAAAAGCTTTAAAAAAGGACAGCTTAAAGAAAACCGCATCAATTTGCCACTAGCTTCAGCTTTGGCTACGGAAATAATTAGCTATCTTAAATTATGCCCGCAAAGTTTACGGATCGATCCGTTAGGTTCTTTGAGAAGACAGGTGGCGACAATCGGAGATATTGATATTGCCGTGGCTACCCAAGACCCCCAAGAAGTTATCGATTGGTTTATTAAGTATCCCCGAAAACAAAAATTAGTGGAAAAAGGGCCAACCGGCGCCAGTTTGCTTCTTCATAACGGCCGGCAGGTTGATTTGCGGGTGCAAAAACCCAAAGCCTACGGGGCGATGCTTCAATATTTTACCGGTTCGAAAAACCATAACGTTCATTTGCGCGAATTAGCCTTGAAACATGGTTTGTCGTTATCCGAATACGGCATTAAAAAACTGGGGAAAAACCATAAAATAAACGAATATAAAGACGAGGAAAGCTTTTATCAGGCCGTCGGTCTTCCCTTAATTCCCCCGGAATTGAGAGAAAATACCGGAGAGATTGAGGCGGCTTTGCGACAAGCTCAAAACAAACCCGATGGTTTACCCAATTTAGTTAAACTCGACGATATTAAAGGAGACCTGCATCTCCATTCTGATTTTCCCATCGAACCTTCTCATGATCTGGGCGTCTCTTCCATGGAAGAAATTATCGAAAAAGCCGAAAGTTTGGGGTACGAATATCTGGCTTTTTCCGAACACGCACCCAGTGTCAGTCAACATTCAAAAGAGCAGATCTTCAGTATCTTATCAAGACGGAGAGCGATAATTGAGCAATTAAAATTGACTACTAAAATTGTTCGAGTAATAAATTTACTTGAAGTGGATATTCTCACTGACGGCAATTTATCAATCGAAAAGAGAAGCTTGGCTTTACTTGACGGAGTCATTGCCTCGGTACACAGCGGTTTTCAACAAAACAAGGAGCAAATGACCAAAAGAATTTTACGGGCTTTGGAAAATCCCCAGGTTAAGATTTTAGGGCATCCGACCGGGAGATTACTCGGACGAAGAGAGGGTTACGAGGTTGACTGGGAAGAAATTTTTGCCTTTTGTCAAAAACACGGCAAGGCGCTGGAGATTAATGCCTGGCCGGAAAGACTCGATCTTCCGGATTTTTTGGTTCGTCAAGCCATCGCCAAAGGAGTCGGTTTAATTATCTCAACCGACGCCCATAAAGTTTCGGAAATGGATCTTATGTCCTATGGAGTTGCGGTCGCTCGCCGGGGATGGGCGGAAAAAAATGACATTTTAAACACTTTAGACTATAATGAATTTTATCAATGGTTAAAAGAGAGGAGGTGAGGCATGTTGCCTGTTTTATTATTAGGAATTGTTCTTCTCGTCGTTTTTGTCTGGGGTTTATACAACGGTTTAGTGACAGCCAAAGCCCGTGTTGATGAGTCCTGGAGCGGCATTGACGTTCAGTTAAAAAGAAGAGCCGACCTAATTCCCAATTTAGTGGAAACCGTTAAGGGTTATGCGACTCATGAAAAAAGCGTCTTTGAAAATGTGACTGAAGCCAGATCCGCCCTAATGGGAGCGAAGACCCCGAAAGAGAAAGCGGAAGCTAACAATCAGTTAAGCGCCGCTTTAAAAAGTCTTTTTGCCGTGGCTGAAGCTTATCCGGATCTTAAAGCGAGTCAAAACTTTGCGGATTTACAACAGCAATTGGGGGATACCGAAGATAAAATTGCCTATTCACGACAATTTTACAATACGAACGTGCTTGATTATAACGTCAAAATTAAGGTCTTCCCCAATGTTTTATTGGCCGGACCGTTAGGATTTCGCGAAGTCGAATTCTTTAAGGCGGCGGCGGAAGAAAAAGAAGAAATTAAAGTTAAGTTTTAATTCCGCTTAAAAAGTATGTCAATTTATTCACAGATTGACTCTAACCGACGTCGAACTTATTTAGTGATGGTCTTTTTTATCGCCTTTATAACCCTGACGGCTTATATTTTCGGTCGGGCCTCGGGTTATGGTTTGTCTTACGCCGGAATAGCTTTAATCATTTCCGGTTTTGTTTCCTTTGGGAGTTACTATTGGTCGGACAAGCTCATTCTTCTTATGTCCCAAGCAAGAGAAATTAACGAAAAAGACAATCCTCTCCTTTTTCGGACTGTCGAAAATCTTTGTCTTGGCGCCGGTTTACCAAGGCCAAAGATTTATACAATTGACGATTCGGCTCCCAACGCTTTTGCGACCGGTCGCGATCCTCAACATGCCGTTATCTGTGTAACCTCCGGACTTCTAGGCAAACTGGAAAAAATAGAATTGGAGGGTGTTATCGCTCATGAATTATCACATGTTAAAAATTACGATACGCGGCTCATGGGCATTGTGGCGATTTTGGTAGGCATGGTGGCTTTTTTAGCCGATTGGTTTATGCGTTCGCTTTGGTGGGGTGACCGGAGTGATCGTGAAGAAAAAGGAAGTGTGCAAGGCCTTTTCCTCATCTTGGGGATTGTTTTTGCCGTTCTTTCGCCAATTATTGCCACTTTAATCCAGTTAGCGATCTCCCGCCGGCGGGAATATTTGGCTGACGCCTCAGGCGCGCTTTTAACTCGTTATCCGGACGGGCTCGCCCGGGCTTTGGAAAAAATTGCCCGCGACAAAGAGGTCCTTGAAGCGGCGACCAATGCGACCGCCCATTTATATATTGTTAATCCGTTTAAGGATAAAAGTTTTTCGGCTTGGTTTTCGGGGCTTTTTGATACTCATCCTCCTTTGGCGGAAAGAATCAGACTTTTGCGCGCCATGTAAATTGGCCATTTTAAAAATGAAAAGACTCCTTGCGATTTGGTTAGGGAAAATCATTAACTTTATAAGTTCCATGGGTAAGTTTGGCGCCGGTTCGACGTGGCCGGGGCATGTTTCTTTAAAAATTAATCCCCAAATAATCTCCCAGCTGACTTCACAATTGAAAAAAGGGACAATCCTGATTGCCGGGACAAACGGCAAAACGACGACGGTTAAATTAATCTACCAAATCCTTAAAGAGGAAAATCCCGACATTATTATTAATGACAGCGGGGCGAATCTTCTCAATGGCTTTGCCTCAACTCTGATCAACAAAAGCGACTGGTTGGGAAAGATTAAGGCGTCATGGGCCGTTTTTGAAACCGACGAGGCGACATTACCTTTGGCTCTTGCGGAGACAGAGCCCAAAATTGTCATCATTCTTAATTTATTTAGAGACCAATTGGATCGTTACGGAGAAATTGATTTGATCGCCGAAAAGTGGCAACAGGCGCTCAAAAAACTAAGCCTAGAGACAACGGTTATTTTAAACGCCGATGATCCCCATGTTGCCTTTTTAGGAAAAGGCCTTCGCAGTCGCGTTTTCTATTTTGGTCTCAACGATAAAAATCTTTTTTTGGCGAAAATGGAGCATGCCGTTGACACCGTTTATTGTCCTTCGTGTAATGCCAAACTCGATTTCGAGGGCGTCTTTTTTTCTCATTTGGGATTTTGGTCTTGTCCCGGTTGTCGGTTTAGCCGTCCCACGCCAAATCTTTTTGTCTGGGATTATCCTTTGCCCGGGACTTATAACCGATATAATACCTTAGCCGCTGTTTTAGCGGCTAAAATTCTTGGGGTGGAAGATCAAAAAATTAATTTGAGTTTGCAAAAATTTAAACCCGCCTTCGGCCGTCAGGAGAAAATCAATTTGAACGGCAAAAATGTCCAAATCCTTTTAAGTAAGAATCCGGCCGGTTTTAACGAATGCCTAAGAACCTTAAAAGATTTTCCCGGTCAAAAAAAGACCGTTTTATTGGTTCTTAATGACCGCATCCCCGACGGCCGGGACATTTCCTGGATTTGGGACGTTGACTTTGAGATCATTAAAGAAAACGTTAGTTCTTTGCTTGTAAGCGGTGATAGAGCTTTTGAATTGGCTTTAAGATTAAAGTATGCGGATTTTCCTTTGGAAAAAACCGAAGTCAAGACCGATCTAAAAGAAGCGCTTCAAAAGGGATTAGCGGAAATCCCCAAAAAAGAAACTTTTTATATCCTGCCTACTTATTCGGCCATGCTTGAAGTGAGAAAAATCTTGGGAGGCAGAAAGATTTTATGAAACTTGTTATCGGTTGGCTTTATCCGGATTTAATGTCAACTTATGGCGATCGGGGCAATATTATAAGTCTTCAAAAAAGATGTCAGTGGCGTGACATTGAAGTTGAAATAAAATCAATTACTTTGGAAAGTAAGGGAGAAGAACTTTTAGATTGTGACTTTCTTTTTATGGGCGGAGCTCAAGACCGCCAGCAAAAAATCGTGAGTGAGGATTTAAGAACAAATAAGGGGCCTATTATTAAGCACCTGATTGAAGGGAATCTTCCCGGTCTTTTTGTTTGCGCCGCTTATCAATTTTTCGGACGATATTATCGGTCGGCAGAAGGCGAGGAAATCCCGGGCCTGGGAATTTTTGATTTAGAAACGGTTCACCCCGGAAAAACAAAAACAAGATGCATTGGCAATATTGTTGTTCGAATAACCAATAACTCCGCCAAAGGCGGATCCGCCTCTGGAGGACAATTACCAATAACTAATTACCTGGTGGGGTTTGAGAATCATGGGGGAAGGACTTATTTAGGGAGAAATTTGAAACCGTTAGGGGAGGTGGTAGTGGGATACGGCAATAACGGGGAAGACAGAAAAGAGGGCTGCGTTTATAAAAATGCCATTGGAACCTATCTCCACGGGCCAGTTTTGCCGAAAAATCCTCATTTGGCCGATTTCTTAATCAAACTCGCTCTTTCCAAAAAAGCCGGTGGTGAGGTAGAATTGAAAAAGCTTGAAGATAGTGTAGAATGGAAAGCCCACGAGAGTCTTTTGGCAAAACTAAGTTTAAAAGGAAATAAAAATGAATAAGCAAAAAATAACGACAGCTGAGATTGAACATATTGCCGCCCTGGCTCAACTTAAATTGACCCGCCCCGAGATTGAAAAATTTCAAAAACAACTTTCCCAAGTTTTGGCTTATGTTAGTCAATTGGCTAAGGTTAAAACTCAAAACGTTGAACCGACAAGTCAGGTTACCGGTTTGGAAAATAGCTTTCGCGAAGACGAAATTAAAGATTCTTTAACCCAAAAAGAGGCCTTATCCTTTGCCGGAGAGGTTAAAGACAATCTTTTTAAAGTTAAGGCCATTTTTTAAATGAATTTAAATGATTTAACCGTTCAGGAAGCAATTTTCGGTTTAACCTCTAAAAAGTTTTCCGCCAGAGAGGTTACCTCGGCGTGTCTGGAACAGATTAAAAAATTAAACAAAGAAATCAAGGCCTATCTTACCATTAGTGAAAAAGAGGCTTTAGAAGCGGCGGAAAAAAGCGATCAGGAACGAAGGGAAAACCCTCTTTTAGCTCAAGAAAAGCCCCTTTTAGGGATTCCGGTTGCCCTTAAAGACCTTTTTTGCACTAAGAACATGAAAACAACGGCGGCATCCAGGCTTTTGAAAGATTATTTTCCCCAATATGACGCGACCGTCGTTTCGAAACTGAAAAAAGCCGGAGCCGTCATTTTAGGGAAAACCAATTGTGACGCCTGGGCTCACGGTGCCAGCGGCGAAAATTCCGATTTTGGTCCGACAAAAAATCCCTGGAACAAACAACTCGTGCCGGGCGGGTCTTCTTCCGGTTCGGCCGCGGCCTTGATTAGTTCTCAGTGTCTGGCAGCCACCGGAACCGATACCGGCGGTTCGGTACGACTTCCGGCCGCTTTTTGCGGCGTGGTGGGTTTAAAACCGACTTACGGCCGAGTTTCCCGTTACGGGATTATCGCTATGGCTTCATCCATGGACGCGATCGGTCATTTTACCAGAACGGTTTATGACTCGGCTCTTCTTTTAAAAGTCACGGCCGGCAAGGATAATTTTGACGCGACGACACCAAACGTCGCCACGGAAAATTTTACCGCTTCTCTTGATCGGGGAATTAAGAACCTAAAGATTGGTATTCCCAAAGAATATTTTGGCAAAGGAATTGACCGAAGAATTGAAGAAACAATTAAAAAGGCCGTGAAAAAACTGGAGGCCTTGGGAGCCAAAATTATTGAGGTGTCTTTACCTCACACCGAATATGCCCTGGCCGTTTATTATATCATTCAACCGTCAGAGGTCTCCTCGAATTTAGCCCGTTACGACGGGATTAGATTCGGACTAACGAGAGACGAATTCGGCGACGAAGCGAAAAGAAGAATCATGTTGGGAACATACACGCTTTCGGCCGGTTATTATGATGCCTATTATTTAAAAGCGATGAAAGTCCGAACGCTAATTAAAAAAGATTTTGCCGAGGCTTTCAACAAAGTTGATGTTCTGATTGCGCCGACTTCACCAAATCTTCCCTGGAAACTAGGTGAAAAAGTCGCCGATCCTTTAAAAATGTATCTGGCCGACATCTTAACGGTAACGGCTAATTTAGCCGGTATTCCGGGGTTGTCTTTGCCTTGCGGCTTTGTGGAAGAAAAGGGTTGTCAGTTGCCGGTGGGAATGCAGATTTTAGGTCCCCATTGGTCGGAAAAATTATTGTTTCAGGTCGGACATGCTTATGAACGAGAAACAAACTTTTTTAAAATCAAACCCAAATTATAATTATCGGTTTGATACTATGATTTAAATCAATGAATCAAACAAAGCTAAAAGTAAACAAAAAAACAAAATATCTGCCGATTATAGGTTTGGAGATTCATGTGGAGTTGAAAACCAAGTCCAAGATGTTTTGTGGCTGTTCGGCCGATTATTTTGGTCATGAACCCAACAGCCAGTGTTGTCCGATTTGTTTGGGTTTGCCGGGAGCCTTACCTTTTCCTAACAAAAAAGCGATTAGAGACTGTTTAGTAATCGGCCTGGCCTTAGATTGTCAGGTTGTCGAGACTTCGCAATTTGACCGGAAAAACTATTTTTATCCGGATTTAGCCAAGGGTTTTCAGATTTCCCAATACGCAAACCCCTTTTGTCTTAACGGAAAATTGGGAGAAATTCGGATTCGTCGGGTCCACATGGAAGAAGACACCGGCAAGCTTTTACACGCCCAAGAAGGGACACTGATTGATTTTAATAGAAGCGGCGTGCCTTTGGTGGAGATTGTGACCGAGCCCGATCTTCATACCGCTTCGGAGGCTAAAATTTTCCTGCAAAAACTTCAGCAAATCATCCGTTACTTAGGCGTTTCTGATGCGGATATGGAAAAGGGGAGTATGCGTTTGGAACCGAATATTTCCTTAATAAAGACCAATACTACCAATAAATACCAATTACCAAGTTATAAAGTCGAGGTTAAAAATATCAATTCTTTTAAGTTTGTCGAAAAGGCCATTAATTTTGAAATTGAAAGACAACAGGCATTATTGGAAAAAGGCGAGGTTATTCATCAGGAAACCAGAAGATTTGACGCCGATAAAGGTTTAACGCTCCCCCAGCGGAGTAAAGAGGAGGCTAAAGATTATCGCTATTTTCCGGAACCGGATATTCCGCCCATCAAATGGACAAAAGAAGAAATTAACAATCTTAAAAATAAAATCCCGGAATTACCGGAAACCAAACTTAAGCGCTTTATAAAAGAGTACGGGCTTTCGGAGTATGACGCCACGATTTTGACGGTTTCCCTAGCGGTTGCCGATTATTTTGAAGAAAGTATTAAGTATTTAGTATCAAGTATTGAGTCTAAAGAGATAACGCCAAAAATCATTGCCAATTGGCTTATTAATAAAAAAGTTGATATTGATAAAAACTCACCAGAAGATTTAGTAGAAATGATTGCTCAAAAAAGTCAACAAGCAACAATTTCTGACGAAGAACTGGAAAAAGCGACGCTAAAAGTTTTGCTTGACAATCCAAAGGCGGTCAGCGATTATAAAGCGGGTAAAGAGCAGGCCTTAATGTTTTTGGTCGGTCAGGTTTTAAAAATGGTTAAAGGTCAGGCCAGCGGGGAAGAGATTAAAACATTAATAAAAGAGGAGCTTATAAAATGACGGAACAAAACGCTGAAATTTCTCATGGAAAAAGTATCCCAGAAAGACAAAAACATATTAAAGATCGAATCGATCAAACTAAAAAGTGGCTTGTTGGTTTAAGACAACAAACTCAAGAAGGTCAATTATCTTGGGAGCAATACGATCATTTAATCGCTAGGGCGATGGTTGCCAGGGAAAGATACGCTGACCTTTCAAGGAGACATTCCCTTATAGACAGACTAACGCAAATTCCTAATCGAAGATGGTTAGACTTGGAAATCCAAAGAGAGACGGAAGAAGCCAAGCGTTCCGGACAACCCCTAGGCCTTTTAATTATAGACATTGATCATTTTAAAAGGATAAACGACCTTCATGGTCACCCTAAAGGTGACCAAGTTTTGCAAGAAACTGCGCGAACTTTACAACAATATTCTCGGGCTGAAGATTTTTTAGCCAGATACGGCGGCGAAGAATTTGCCGTTTTAGTTATTAATTCTCAACCGGAAAAACTTTCGGAGATTGCCGAACGGTTGCGTTTGCAAATAGAAAGATTACAAATAGAAGGTATCTCGCCGCTAACCATCAGCCTGGGTGGCACGTCATTTAAAAAAGGAGAACAAATTAAAGATTTTTTTGCGAGAGCCGACAATGCCTTATATCAGTCAAAAGAACGCGGAAGAAATAAAGTAACAATTTCTTAAATTTATGGCTGATTTTGTTCATCTTCATGTTCACACGGAATATTCTCTCCTTGACGGGTTAGCGAAAATTCCCGAGCTCTTAGCCCGGGCTAAAGAACTGGGAATGACTGCTTTGGCCATTACCGATCACGGAACGATGTACGGGGCTTTTAAGTTTTATCTAGCCGCCCGTGATTTAGGCGTTAAGCCGATTATCGGCATGGAAGCTTACGTTGCTTCCCACTCGCGTTTTGATAAGCAACCCGGTTTGGATAAAGATCAATTTCACTTAACCCTTTTAGCCAAAAATGAGCAAGGGTATAAAAATTTAATGAAATTAACGACCATCGCTCATTTGGAAGGGTTTTACTACAAACCCCGAATTGATCTGGAGGTTTTAAAGACCTACTCGGAGGGTTTAATTGCCCTTTCCGGTTGTCTGGAAGGAGAAATTCCTCATCTTTTACGGATCGGGCAGGACAACAAAGCCGAAGAAAAAGCCAGACAATTTACGGAAATTTTTCCAGAGGATCATTTTTATTTAGAAATTCAGGCTCATCCGAAAATTGAAGATCAGAGAAAAGTTAACGAGAAAATTATCGCTCTTTCCCAAAAAATCGGCTTACCGCTGGTGGCGACGAATGACAGTCATTATGTCAATCCCGAGGACGCCGAAGCTCAGGAAATTTTGCTTTGTGTTCAAACCCAACACACGCTTTTGGAAAAAGACCGACCCTTGTCCATGATTAGTTCGCCTGATTTTTATTTACGCTCACCCGAAGAAATGAGCGGCCTATTCATCCGTAATCCGGAGGCCATCGCCAATACCGTAAAAATTGCCCAGATGTGCGATGTGGAAATTGACATGGGTAAATGGATTTTGCCGCATTTTTCCGTTCCCGACCAAAGCTCCGCAGGCGACTACATGAAAAAACTCTGTGAGGAAAGACTTCTGGAAAGATTTGCCAAGGTTACGCCGGAAATACGGCAACGTTTGGATTACGAACTTTCGGTCATTTCCCAAAAGGGCTATTCGACTTATTTTTTAATTGTCCAGGACTTTGTCAATTGGGCCAAAAAACAAGAGATTGCCGTGGGTCCCGGTCGGGGATCCGTGGCGGGTTCCTTGGTTTCTTATATTTTAAAAATTACCGAGCTTGATCCCCTTTTCCATAATCTTCCTTTTGAAAGATTTTTGAATCCGGACAGGCCTTCACCGCCAGACATTGATTTGGATTTTGCTGATGATCGGCGAGACGAAGTCATTGCCTACGTAACGCAAAAATACGGTAAGGACAAAGTGGCGCAAATCATTACCTTTGGGACCATGGAGGCCAGACAAGCCGTCAGAGACACGGGTCGAGCTTTGGGGATGCCTTACTCTCAACCGGATCGCATTGCCAAGCTTATTCCGCCGGGAGTCCAGGGTTTTCCCATGACGATTTCTCGGGCGATTGAGATTACGCCCGAACTGGCCGCGGCTTATCAAAGCGAGCCGGAAACTCACAAACTTTTGGATTTATCCCGTAAGCTTGAAGGCGTTTCACGCCACGCTTCGACGCACGCCGCCGGCGTGGTGATTGCCGATAAACCACTGGTTGAATATACGCCGCTTCAGAAAGAGGTCAAGGGCGAAAAAATTATCACGCAATATGACATGTATTGTCTTGACTTAAATGCGGCCGCCGAGGGCCGGGCTGTCGGTCTTTTGAAAA harbors:
- the polX gene encoding DNA polymerase/3'-5' exonuclease PolX, whose amino-acid sequence is MTNQEIARLLKKIAAAYLVKNENRFKIMAYERAADSLENTPIEAKGLWQEGKLDEIQGIGPSIAGHLDELFKKGKIRHFEQVLKGLPEAMFSLLALPGFGPKKAYKLAKVLKLKSAKTAITDLEKAAKKGKIAVIEGFGEKSQQDILESLKSFKKGQLKENRINLPLASALATEIISYLKLCPQSLRIDPLGSLRRQVATIGDIDIAVATQDPQEVIDWFIKYPRKQKLVEKGPTGASLLLHNGRQVDLRVQKPKAYGAMLQYFTGSKNHNVHLRELALKHGLSLSEYGIKKLGKNHKINEYKDEESFYQAVGLPLIPPELRENTGEIEAALRQAQNKPDGLPNLVKLDDIKGDLHLHSDFPIEPSHDLGVSSMEEIIEKAESLGYEYLAFSEHAPSVSQHSKEQIFSILSRRRAIIEQLKLTTKIVRVINLLEVDILTDGNLSIEKRSLALLDGVIASVHSGFQQNKEQMTKRILRALENPQVKILGHPTGRLLGRREGYEVDWEEIFAFCQKHGKALEINAWPERLDLPDFLVRQAIAKGVGLIISTDAHKVSEMDLMSYGVAVARRGWAEKNDILNTLDYNEFYQWLKERR
- a CDS encoding LemA family protein encodes the protein MLPVLLLGIVLLVVFVWGLYNGLVTAKARVDESWSGIDVQLKRRADLIPNLVETVKGYATHEKSVFENVTEARSALMGAKTPKEKAEANNQLSAALKSLFAVAEAYPDLKASQNFADLQQQLGDTEDKIAYSRQFYNTNVLDYNVKIKVFPNVLLAGPLGFREVEFFKAAAEEKEEIKVKF
- a CDS encoding M48 family metalloprotease, yielding MSIYSQIDSNRRRTYLVMVFFIAFITLTAYIFGRASGYGLSYAGIALIISGFVSFGSYYWSDKLILLMSQAREINEKDNPLLFRTVENLCLGAGLPRPKIYTIDDSAPNAFATGRDPQHAVICVTSGLLGKLEKIELEGVIAHELSHVKNYDTRLMGIVAILVGMVAFLADWFMRSLWWGDRSDREEKGSVQGLFLILGIVFAVLSPIIATLIQLAISRRREYLADASGALLTRYPDGLARALEKIARDKEVLEAATNATAHLYIVNPFKDKSFSAWFSGLFDTHPPLAERIRLLRAM
- a CDS encoding Mur ligase family protein; the encoded protein is MKRLLAIWLGKIINFISSMGKFGAGSTWPGHVSLKINPQIISQLTSQLKKGTILIAGTNGKTTTVKLIYQILKEENPDIIINDSGANLLNGFASTLINKSDWLGKIKASWAVFETDEATLPLALAETEPKIVIILNLFRDQLDRYGEIDLIAEKWQQALKKLSLETTVILNADDPHVAFLGKGLRSRVFYFGLNDKNLFLAKMEHAVDTVYCPSCNAKLDFEGVFFSHLGFWSCPGCRFSRPTPNLFVWDYPLPGTYNRYNTLAAVLAAKILGVEDQKINLSLQKFKPAFGRQEKINLNGKNVQILLSKNPAGFNECLRTLKDFPGQKKTVLLVLNDRIPDGRDISWIWDVDFEIIKENVSSLLVSGDRAFELALRLKYADFPLEKTEVKTDLKEALQKGLAEIPKKETFYILPTYSAMLEVRKILGGRKIL
- the gatC gene encoding Asp-tRNA(Asn)/Glu-tRNA(Gln) amidotransferase subunit GatC — translated: MNKQKITTAEIEHIAALAQLKLTRPEIEKFQKQLSQVLAYVSQLAKVKTQNVEPTSQVTGLENSFREDEIKDSLTQKEALSFAGEVKDNLFKVKAIF
- the gatA gene encoding Asp-tRNA(Asn)/Glu-tRNA(Gln) amidotransferase subunit GatA, with translation MNLNDLTVQEAIFGLTSKKFSAREVTSACLEQIKKLNKEIKAYLTISEKEALEAAEKSDQERRENPLLAQEKPLLGIPVALKDLFCTKNMKTTAASRLLKDYFPQYDATVVSKLKKAGAVILGKTNCDAWAHGASGENSDFGPTKNPWNKQLVPGGSSSGSAAALISSQCLAATGTDTGGSVRLPAAFCGVVGLKPTYGRVSRYGIIAMASSMDAIGHFTRTVYDSALLLKVTAGKDNFDATTPNVATENFTASLDRGIKNLKIGIPKEYFGKGIDRRIEETIKKAVKKLEALGAKIIEVSLPHTEYALAVYYIIQPSEVSSNLARYDGIRFGLTRDEFGDEAKRRIMLGTYTLSAGYYDAYYLKAMKVRTLIKKDFAEAFNKVDVLIAPTSPNLPWKLGEKVADPLKMYLADILTVTANLAGIPGLSLPCGFVEEKGCQLPVGMQILGPHWSEKLLFQVGHAYERETNFFKIKPKL
- the gatB gene encoding Asp-tRNA(Asn)/Glu-tRNA(Gln) amidotransferase subunit GatB, yielding MNQTKLKVNKKTKYLPIIGLEIHVELKTKSKMFCGCSADYFGHEPNSQCCPICLGLPGALPFPNKKAIRDCLVIGLALDCQVVETSQFDRKNYFYPDLAKGFQISQYANPFCLNGKLGEIRIRRVHMEEDTGKLLHAQEGTLIDFNRSGVPLVEIVTEPDLHTASEAKIFLQKLQQIIRYLGVSDADMEKGSMRLEPNISLIKTNTTNKYQLPSYKVEVKNINSFKFVEKAINFEIERQQALLEKGEVIHQETRRFDADKGLTLPQRSKEEAKDYRYFPEPDIPPIKWTKEEINNLKNKIPELPETKLKRFIKEYGLSEYDATILTVSLAVADYFEESIKYLVSSIESKEITPKIIANWLINKKVDIDKNSPEDLVEMIAQKSQQATISDEELEKATLKVLLDNPKAVSDYKAGKEQALMFLVGQVLKMVKGQASGEEIKTLIKEELIK
- a CDS encoding GGDEF domain-containing protein, which codes for MTEQNAEISHGKSIPERQKHIKDRIDQTKKWLVGLRQQTQEGQLSWEQYDHLIARAMVARERYADLSRRHSLIDRLTQIPNRRWLDLEIQRETEEAKRSGQPLGLLIIDIDHFKRINDLHGHPKGDQVLQETARTLQQYSRAEDFLARYGGEEFAVLVINSQPEKLSEIAERLRLQIERLQIEGISPLTISLGGTSFKKGEQIKDFFARADNALYQSKERGRNKVTIS
- a CDS encoding DNA polymerase III subunit alpha, which encodes MADFVHLHVHTEYSLLDGLAKIPELLARAKELGMTALAITDHGTMYGAFKFYLAARDLGVKPIIGMEAYVASHSRFDKQPGLDKDQFHLTLLAKNEQGYKNLMKLTTIAHLEGFYYKPRIDLEVLKTYSEGLIALSGCLEGEIPHLLRIGQDNKAEEKARQFTEIFPEDHFYLEIQAHPKIEDQRKVNEKIIALSQKIGLPLVATNDSHYVNPEDAEAQEILLCVQTQHTLLEKDRPLSMISSPDFYLRSPEEMSGLFIRNPEAIANTVKIAQMCDVEIDMGKWILPHFSVPDQSSAGDYMKKLCEERLLERFAKVTPEIRQRLDYELSVISQKGYSTYFLIVQDFVNWAKKQEIAVGPGRGSVAGSLVSYILKITELDPLFHNLPFERFLNPDRPSPPDIDLDFADDRRDEVIAYVTQKYGKDKVAQIITFGTMEARQAVRDTGRALGMPYSQPDRIAKLIPPGVQGFPMTISRAIEITPELAAAYQSEPETHKLLDLSRKLEGVSRHASTHAAGVVIADKPLVEYTPLQKEVKGEKIITQYDMYCLDLNAAAEGRAVGLLKMDFLGLRNLTILQNTIKFIKVTRQEEIKLDKIPLDDPAVFKIIASGDTTGIFQMESSGMRRLARDLKPTKFSDLSAMVALYRPGPMEWINDFIAAKKDPSSIKYPHPDLKSILAETYGIAVYQEQCMQIANKMAGYSLAEADRFRLAIGKKKRGLMEKEKEKFLAGCKKQGYTEKVTEKIFSLIEKFVGYGFNKAHSASYAMIAYQTAYMKVHYQVEFMTAVLTAESRGSSGPAKDEKLALAVEECRKMKINLLPPDINTSNIEFTIEGKQILFGLSAIKNVGEAAIETILSAREKDGRFISLANFCQRVDLQKVNRKTLESLIRAGAMDAFGKRASMLASLSKIMDDSHKEQKRQTSGQTSLFDGSSDREVEDCLVDMEELSKAELLSFERELLGFYLTEHPLRPVLASLANRISHQISELDEAASGSKVLISGVVSQIKKILTRQSNAEMAFMKIEDLTGSIEIVIFPKIYAQTKDDLVKDQVVLVIGRLDFKDEKPVVLAEKIENISA